DNA sequence from the Salvia splendens isolate huo1 chromosome 19, SspV2, whole genome shotgun sequence genome:
TTTTTTCTATTCAGAATATcatttttgatattttaaaaatacacCATGTGAACATATGCAATTAGGATTTTGTTAGATTCATCGTGAAATTGTTgatatattatatgtaaaaaattaattttaaagtttTAAAATAACTTTTAGTAGAGAGAAAGTGTacgaccgcactttctaaggatagaaagtacaGTTAATCGCAACTAGTTGGGGATtgaagaagcgggaaagaaatgaagaaataattttGTAATTGGGCTTGGCtcaaaatcacataaataacttaaataaaatcatagtatCATCTCGACAAATACATAAACTCGAATAAAATAGTATATCGACAATATGTTAGCTCAAAAGAAATCTTGTtttagcggaagcgttcaagagcgAATTACATAAtgtatgaacacatgatgcatCCAGGCATTATACTATTGAAGAATATTCGCCATCTCTGCTCAACACCAACCATCGTCAttactgctcaacctgcacatttttaaaacatatgtaTGGCTGAATAGTTGATGCACTCAATGAACACATACCAAATatacttttcataaaaaaaatttataatgccaccattgagtgacctcggggttttaactttaaaaAGGCTCGAGACACTATAACATTTTATCACAAAATGCGACTGGCCAGTCGAccatcatcatcgtcatcatcattATTCCATATCTAACTATATATGACAGGGAATATGGcaacattccaagtcactagactgGCCAAGGATGACACTCAATCTACATTGTGtatacactagtccgagtagggtttgcagccATACAGAGACCCGAATTAGATTAAAACTATACATGACAAAGCCACTTCAAATAGGTTTAGTAAATCAAAACGCGGCATGATAAACATACTTCAAATCACCTTTCACATCAAAATATACTTAATATCAATTGTTATATATGGTAGTTAAAACTAATCGCTTTCTTTCTCCTCAAAATCattataaaactttaaatttatgcAACTctttcgatttaaattattttttcgtaaaaaatatatcaaaataaagGTAATTtaataaggattctaacgagatatCAATTGCATATATTCCGATGATGATTGGATGATgacattttgtaatttttattttaattttcttacattttgataaaaaaattttatatgAATAAGTGCATCAAAAAGTTTCAATACAATGCACgcacaatatcaataaaactgtgttgaagTTTTCGTGTACGTATGTTGATATCAGAAAAACCATgaaaattatcatattatgACAGATTGATGATTTTACCCTTTTATTGACATTTTATCTACTttatccgtcccataaaaatatgcgcactttctattttccatcctataaaaatatgtgcactttctatttttggaaagttatatcaatttaataatataagtctcactatccactaacactactttaactaccattctcccctctctctcactttaccatatcattctcctcatctctcttccACTGTTACATACTCCTACTTCTTTTCCTCTGTCCTAAAAATCATAACACTAATTATAGAAATAGATTCGACTCTTGTGTCTCTGCATAATTttcaataaacaaaaacaaacaaaattgaAGAATGAAGTGCAAATATGCACCTATAATTAAAGTTTGTAGAATACGTGATGTGATCTTACAAACTATTCCTACATACACATCTCACTTGAGCTCTCACTACTTCAACAAAGAATTAATACAAGATTTCGACCAAACCAaaacaactaaaagcatcaacttccaatatataaagaaaacaaaaataaacactAAAAACATCAAGGAAAACAAAAATCTGTATGCAGAATCACGTTTGTTGTTGTACACCATTGTTGATCGAATACTTCTTGTTGAGTCTCCCTTTCAACACCCTGATCGTCGCGTCCACTCTTGCCGTGAAGCCAATCTTAGTCGAGTGTCGGGCCTTGCTCCGCTCAGCCTTCCACATCCGGTGATCCCGGATGTGCTTCTTGTAGTACTTGATCTCCTGGATGACGTGGTGGTCAAGCGGGTTCACCAGCCGATGGAAAGAGATGTGGGCGAGGTAAGGCAGGTTGCACACGACGGTCACCAGCAAGGTGGCGCTCCAGTAGATTGGGGCCGGGCCGAGAACTTCCGTGAGGATCCTGAAGGCGTTCACATCAAGGGCGTAGTTCAGCTCTCCGTAGATGAAGAGAAAGATGTACCAGAAGGCGACACTGCCCCACACGAATAGGTGTTGGATCCATGTGAAGTGGCTCATTGTTAGAGCAACTTGGCAGTTCACGGCCCATATGACGCCAGTGAACATAGCAGTCCCGAGGGCAGTCATGTCCGCGGTCTGTCCCGAAGCCCGGAAGGCCTGATCGTAGTAGATGATGATGTTGAGGAAAAACACGATGAGGGATGTGTATAGCCCATTTGCCATCCACCCGAATATTCTGTACCAGTCGAAGAACAGGTTTTTTGGGCCTTGTTGGTATAGAGCTGGAAACTGCAACATCAGCATTTTTCATGAATACAATACAAgcagagagagagggagagggagagagggagagggagagagagaggccTAACCTGTAAGCATACTTCAGAATCAACATCCTGTTCAAACACCCCGAGCGAAATGACAGGCAAGGATGTAAGAACAACATTGAACAGGATCATGTACCAGTCAACATACACCGATTGGCCGGAAAAGCCAGCAAACGCCTCAAAGTAGAAGATTGTGAGGCCAAAAGCTATGTTTTTATAGAAGAAATAGCAAATCTGCATTCAGTTATTGAATTTCccggaatcaaaattaaaacacAGAATTTCGGATTTTGCATTATGGTGATACAAATTCAGGCCACAAGGAATTACCATCTGAGCAATCCTTTTGTAACACCAATGACCGTGTACGACCAGAAGCTTCTCCAGAAACCTGAACTGTGCAATAGCGAAGTCGCTAGCCATCACTGCCTGCAGATAGCAGATGAGTGAGCCAGTTTTGGAATGTACGAATAAACAGTATGTGCACGTAAAAGCATTTTGCGGGCTATATAAGTACGTGGTGTAATATCTTTTTCACCAAAAGGTAAAATTCATTAATCAATAATCAACATATCTAGCGTTCTATTTCAGTTACATATGCTTAATTACGCTAAAATAGTGCATCAATGCAAGAAACGCCATATTTCTGAGACAAAAAATTAGTAAGTTCGCATGTGTATTAAGTTGTGTACGCAACAGAGTTTTTGACCAACCTGCATTCCTTCACATCCACTAATGCCAACCCCAATATCTGCTTCTTGAATCATGCCAACATCATTAGCACCATCACCAATTGCCAGTGTCGTTTTCCCGGTTCCTTCTTTCACTAATCTTGTTACCTAATGATGGAGAGCATAACCAACTGTGAGAATTGAGCCAGGAAAAAAGCCCCACCATGAACAATTACATATCCAACAAAATTGGCAAAGCGACAGATTATGGAAAGTCTTGAGAGGACAAGAATATATATCCTACCAGAGCCTTCTGCTTAGGTGAGACACGGCAGCATATGACAGAAGCACAACAAATTGCTAAATTCAAGAATGGAATCTTCATGTCGTCCTCCAAGGCATAAGTTAGAGTTTTTCCGTCAATGATCAGAGCAAATGCCGCATGGGGATCCTTTTCCAGCTTAATCATTTGGGTGGCATTGGTAATTTGCATTAATATATGTTCTTTTAAAGCCTACAGAGCAGAAGATGTAACTAAGGCTTTCATAGATGGATACATTTGCCCCATATCCACATTCTTGACAAAAGAAGCTACCTGTTTGGGATCTTGGACTAATGCATCCGTGTTCATTGATGTTATACATATCTGCTGCATTCCCTGTCGAAGCAAACTACAAGAGAATCTGCACAACGGCGAGGTTTCGGTTAGCATTTGCAAAGCCTCAATCATTGAGTTGCCATATGACAAGTTAAATACTAAATAGTTAAGAGTCATACCCTATATTAATTGCAGTTTCCATCTTATCACCTGTCAGAACCCAGATCTTTAAACCAGCTTGTGCTAGTTTGTCTATACACTGAGGCACCTACACAGAAGTAACAAGGAGAAAATAAGACgggagagagagatagaaaattGATAGGGTCAAACCATTGATAAGACATAAGTCGTACTCCATTCTGCAATTTGTCCTCTACAGCAGTTGCACCGACAAGTAAGAAGTCCTTTTCCATCATATCAGCAACCCGTTCGAGCATTGCTTCCCTATCACCACCTATTGCAGTTTTTGCTCTGATAAACTCTTCGTTCCAAGCAGCATATTTGTCTTCCTCAAGTTTCTTGTAGGCAAGGGCTAGTGTTCTCAAACCAACCTCGCCATATTCATTCAAATGCTTTGTGGTTAGTTCCTCATACATTCTACCATTCCTTGCTAGCCTATCAAAGACGATGCTGCAAAACAAAGTTTGCATAATAGCAGGTGGAGTCAAATAAATGCAGTAGAAATTATCAACACAGACAAAGCCCTTCACGTAAACAAGGAATTACAAATAgaacaaaaatattattttccgttactttagatttttttattttacctaTCAGCTCCTTTGCAAAAGACAAAGATCTGTCCATCCTCATCCCTAACAATGACAGACATTCTCTTCCTTTTGCTAGTGAAATCCAACAGGTTGAGAACTTTGTACTCCCTGCACATTACAAAAATATATGTCAAGACATCAATCACAAGACCAGAACTGCAAATATCAATTAATGGTCTCACCGTTCCACAGGTTCTTCAGAGGGACAATATCTCTCACGAACAAATATGCTTGACTGTGTCCGTCTGCAGAACTCAAAACCGAATTCTCTAGCAGCAACAAGAAATGCAGCTTCATCAGGTGATTCTGCTTCATAGGTGAAGGCTCCGGTCTCTTCATTGTGTTCTGGAATGGCAGTGTGGCAAATCGACAGTATCCTGAAAAATAATAGGATAACATCTGCATTGGGTTCTTTACACCAATTCCCATTCATGAGGCGACTATCCTCAAAGCTGAACCCCTTTATGGGATGCCTCGGATCCATTTCAGACTCTAATTCAATTTCCGGTTCTCCGAAACTGCACCCGCCTTTTCGCCAAGAATGAGGCATACTAGCTTGGCTGTGGCCGTCCAAGTCCATGGAGATCTGTTTGGCAGCAGCAAGTTCCACATCACTAGCACACATGCCATATGCAGTACCAGCAATCGAGCATTTCAGGAAGTCCATTTGGTTGCAAGTCAGGGTGCCGGTTTTATCTGAAAGGATTGTATCAACTTGTCCCAGTTCCTCATTCAAGTTTGACGTTCGGGCTTGAGCAGGAGTTCCAGTCTCTACATCAAACATCTCAACATCCCGGTTTATGAATAATGCTTGGAGGACTTTCACAACCTCAATAGACACATAGAGGGATATTGGTATCAAGTATCCATATAATATCAGAGCAGTGATTAGATGATAGAACCCAGACCTCAGAGGGTTCCCTGGATCATATAGGTTTTCTCTATCTGGAACCTGTAAGTACCACTTCTTTGGCAAATCGTATTTAGTCTTCACAATAAAACCGATGGAGCTGATGATGGAGATGAACACGAGGAAGCTGAAAAGTATGTATATTATTTTGTCCATTTGTTTCTCAATCCTACTCCTTTTAGAAGGAGATCTCGTGGAATTCTGCATAACTTTGCTATCAGGACCAGTGAATATCACCACTCCATATATGTAGGCAGTATTTCGAAGTTTCGAGTCTCTGAGGAGAATTTGACTGGGATCAAGAGGATAGATCTGTCGATCATACTCGAAATTACCAACAAAAGTGTAAAGGCTAGGATTGGGATCCTCACATTTTATGGTTGCCTTGAACTCATTGAAAGTTTGATCATCATCCAGGGGGAGTGTTACCTCTAAAGATCGTTTCACCTTCAAATTAGTCTCCCCGTCCAGGTTCATCGTTTCAACATAACAAATTCCATCTTCATAACTGGAAGACAACAGAAGCAAATCTGCAGGGAAGAATTTATCCTTCTCTACCTTCACTACATCTCCAACCCTAAGCTTCATCCACGGTTTAAGACCAAATAAACCGTCCTTTTTATGTACACGAGCTTTTCGCAAATTGACCTTCATATCCTGT
Encoded proteins:
- the LOC121780216 gene encoding probable phospholipid-transporting ATPase 4; amino-acid sequence: MARGRIRARIRRSQLYTFGCFRPQTYEEDGPHDFHGPGYSRVVHCNEPRMHEKKPLKYCSNYISTTKYNVVTFLPRAIFEQFRRVANLYFLLAAILSLTPISPFSALSMIAPLAFVVGLSMAKEALEDWRRFIQDMKVNLRKARVHKKDGLFGLKPWMKLRVGDVVKVEKDKFFPADLLLLSSSYEDGICYVETMNLDGETNLKVKRSLEVTLPLDDDQTFNEFKATIKCEDPNPSLYTFVGNFEYDRQIYPLDPSQILLRDSKLRNTAYIYGVVIFTGPDSKVMQNSTRSPSKRSRIEKQMDKIIYILFSFLVFISIISSIGFIVKTKYDLPKKWYLQVPDRENLYDPGNPLRSGFYHLITALILYGYLIPISLYVSIEVVKVLQALFINRDVEMFDVETGTPAQARTSNLNEELGQVDTILSDKTGTLTCNQMDFLKCSIAGTAYGMCASDVELAAAKQISMDLDGHSQASMPHSWRKGGCSFGEPEIELESEMDPRHPIKGFSFEDSRLMNGNWCKEPNADVILLFFRILSICHTAIPEHNEETGAFTYEAESPDEAAFLVAAREFGFEFCRRTQSSIFVRERYCPSEEPVEREYKVLNLLDFTSKRKRMSVIVRDEDGQIFVFCKGADSIVFDRLARNGRMYEELTTKHLNEYGEVGLRTLALAYKKLEEDKYAAWNEEFIRAKTAIGGDREAMLERVADMMEKDFLLVGATAVEDKLQNGVPQCIDKLAQAGLKIWVLTGDKMETAINIGFSCSLLRQGMQQICITSMNTDALVQDPKQALKEHILMQITNATQMIKLEKDPHAAFALIIDGKTLTYALEDDMKIPFLNLAICCASVICCRVSPKQKALVTRLVKEGTGKTTLAIGDGANDVGMIQEADIGVGISGCEGMQAVMASDFAIAQFRFLEKLLVVHGHWCYKRIAQMICYFFYKNIAFGLTIFYFEAFAGFSGQSVYVDWYMILFNVVLTSLPVISLGVFEQDVDSEVCLQFPALYQQGPKNLFFDWYRIFGWMANGLYTSLIVFFLNIIIYYDQAFRASGQTADMTALGTAMFTGVIWAVNCQVALTMSHFTWIQHLFVWGSVAFWYIFLFIYGELNYALDVNAFRILTEVLGPAPIYWSATLLVTVVCNLPYLAHISFHRLVNPLDHHVIQEIKYYKKHIRDHRMWKAERSKARHSTKIGFTARVDATIRVLKGRLNKKYSINNGVQQQT